In Ovis aries strain OAR_USU_Benz2616 breed Rambouillet chromosome 22, ARS-UI_Ramb_v3.0, whole genome shotgun sequence, the DNA window ttcttATGTTAGGTTATTACCATTTCTGACTTTATTGTgcttgcattaaatgttcccttggtatctccactttcttgaagagatctctagtcttttctattctattgtttATCTCTGTTGAGGCcttttaatggaccagaacctggtggtctgtagttgatgataagaaagtaaaggagagaaagaggctgatattccttggtttatgcagaaaaccaattAAGTCCCTGacacggggcttgctctgttcacggaggcctCAGACACCCTCTCAATGGGTTGTAGGTGCAGTGCGCTTTctcaagagggtcttagaagccctggcaggaaagtgaactcagagagcctctgagctccaaagaaatagcctgagagagacagaaagaaagaaagacatagggaccaaagctctgatagagcaaaggtgttttattcaacattgtgtaGGTATTTATgctgtcttacaaggtagctattttcaaaagagataaaaatcaaaacatacaAGTTATCAAGGAAGCATGAGGTCACCCATATGAAAGAAAGAGAGTtctaaataatcacttttaccatatggttaataaaaaggaagagggtacttatcactaCATAGAAAaagtaatgaaggaaatgcctggattcttcAGCCCCCgaagaggcttgcctctcctcttaattcctgtaTATTccggaattaataaggaacagagaattcctgacagatccaaaacagcacacaggaagcctcctgttatgCTTCCtgacatttttctatttcttttcagagacacagatgtgtataacggacttttggactcagagggagagggagagggtgggatgatttgggagaatgacattctaacatgtatactatcatgtgaattgaatcgctagtctatgtctgacgcaggatgcagcatgcttggggctggtgcatggggatgacccagaaagttgttatggggagggaggtgggaggggggttcatgtttgggaatgcatgtaagaattaaagattttaaaatttaaaaaataaaaaactaaaattaaaaaaaataaaataaataaaataaaatttaaccattgttcacttaaaaaggctttcatatctctccccGCTAGTctctggatctctgcattcacttgggtatatctttccctttctcctttgcctttcactttctttttttctgagctatttgtaaggcctcctcattcAATCATTTTGCCTTGTATTTCTtgttctttgggatggttttggtcactgcctcctgtacaatgtaaaaAACTTctgaccatagttcttcaggcactctgtttcctagatctaatcccttgaatctatttgtcccaTTCACTgtataaaggattttatttaggtcatatctgaatgtatcactgattttctctactttcttcaatttaagtctgaattttgcaataacagCCTAATGATACAAGCTACattcagctccaagtcttgttctcactgactgtatagagcttctccatcttcagttgcaaagaatacaatcaatctgatttcagtattgaccatctggtgatgtccttatgtagagtcttcttttgtgttgctgagtgtttgctatgagcagtgtgttctgttgcaaaactctgttagacgttgccctgcttcattttgtattccaaggtcaaatttgccttttacgccaggtatctctttacttattacttttgcattccaatcccctaagAAGAAAAAGGACATCTTCTCTTGGCATTAGTTTTAGAAAGTCTTACAGGTcttcatcagttcaattcagtcactcagtcgtgtccgactctttgctaccccatgaaccgcagcacgccaggcctctctgtccatcaccaactcccagagttcattcagagttgcgtccatcgagtcagtgatcccatccagccatctcatcctcggtcgtcatcttttcctcatgcccccaatacctcccagcatcagagtcttctccaatgagtcaactctttgcatgaggtggccgaagtactggagtttcagctttagcatcattccttccaaagaaatccctgggttgatctcctttaggatggactggttgggtctccttgcagtccaagggactctcaagagtcttctccaacaccacagttcaaaagcatcaattctttggtactcagccttctgcacagtccaactctcacatccatacatgaccacgggacaaaccatagccttgactagacggaccttagtcggcaaagtaatgtctctgcttttaaaaaggcTATCTATGTtgctcataaattttcttccaaggagtaagcatcttttaatttcatggctgcaatcaccatttgcaatgattttggagcccaaaaaataaagtctgacacggtttccactgtttccccatctatttcccctgcagtgatgggactggatgccatgatcttcattttctgaatgttgagctttagatcAACTTTTTccgtctcctctttcactttcatcaagaggcttttagttcctcttcactttctgccataagggtggtgtcatctgcatatctgaggttattgatacttctcccggcaatcttgattccagcttgggtttcttccagtccagtgtttctcatgatgtactctgcatagaagttaaatgagcagggtgacaatatacagccttgacgcactccttttcctatttggaaccagtctgttgttccatgtctagttctaactgttgcttcctggcctgcatatagatttctcaagaggcaggtcaggtggtctggtatacctatctctttcagaattttccacagtttattgtgatctacacagtcagaggccttggcatagtcaataaagcagaaatggatgcttttctggaacttccttgctttttccgtgatccagcagatgttggcaatttgatctctggttcctttgccttttctaaaaccagcttgaacatctggaacttcaccgTCCaagttttgctgaagcctggcttggagaattttgatcattactttaccagcatgtgagatgagtgtaattgtgcggtagtttgagcattgtttggcattgcctttctttgtaactggaatgaaaactgaccttgtccagtcctgtggccactgctgagttttccaaatttgctggcatattctgtgcagcactttcacagcatcatctttcaggatttgaaatagctctactggaattcaatcacctccactagctttgttggtagtgatgctttctagggtccacttgacctcacattccaggatttctggctctagatgagtgatcccaccatcgtgattatccaggtcgtgaagatcctttttgtacagtttttctgtgtattcttgccaccttttcttaatatcttctgcttctgttacgtccagaccacttctgtcctttattgagcccatctttccaagaaatgttcccttggtatctctaattttcttgaagagatctctagtctttcccattctgttgttttcctctatttctttgcattgatcgctgaagaaggctttcttgaaactctgcattcagatgcttatatctttccttttctccttggcttttcgcgtctcttcttttcacagctatttgtaaggcctccccagacagccattttgcttttttgcattcttttccatagggatggtcttgatccctgtctcctgtacaatgtcacgaacctcattccatagttcatcaggtactctatctatcagatctaggcccttaaatctatttctcacttccactgtataatcataagggatttgatttaggtcatacctgaatggtttagcggtttttcctgttttcttcaatttcagtctgaatttgtaataaggagttcatgatctgagccacagtcagctcctggtcttgtttttgttgactgcatagagcttctccatctttggctgcaaagaatataatcaatctgattttggtgttgaccatctggtgatgtccatgtgtagagtcttctcttgtgttgttggaagagggtgtttgctatgaccagggcattttcttggcaaaacgctattagtctttgccctgcttcatcccacattcgaaggccaaatttgcctgttactccaggtgtttcttgcattccagtcccctataatgaaagggacatctctttttggtgttagttctaaaaggtcttgtagttcttcatagaaccgttcaacttcagcttcttcagtgttactggttggggcatagacttggcttactgtgatgttgaacggtttgccttggaaatgagcagatatcattctgtcgtttttgagactgcatccaagtactgcattttggactcttctgttgaccatgatggctacttcatttcttctaaggaattcttgcccacagtagtagatataatggtcatctgagttaaattcacccattccagtccattttagttcactgattcctagaatgtcgacgttcactcttgccatctcctgtttgaccacttccaatttgccttgattcatggacctgacattccaggttcctatgcaatattgctctttacagcatcagaccttgcttctatcaccagtcacatccacagctgggtattgtttttcctttgctgcaacccttcattctttctggagttatttctccactgacctccagtagcatattgggcacctactgacttggggagtacttctttcagtatcctatcattttgccttttcatactgttcatggggttctcacggcaagaatactgaagtggcttgccattcccttctccagtggatcacaacTACAGTGCACCTTAAATACTATTTAAGTGCACATCTCCTTATATTCAGGTAATTTGTAAGGAATCTATATAAACACATCCAGAGTACCTGTTTAAGATGtgctgtaggtcttcatagaaccattcaacttcagcttcttcaccatcagtgtttggggcataaacttggattactgtgatatggaatgATTTGCCTtgcaaacagatcattctgtcatttttgaggttgtacccaagtactgcctGTTGGGCTCTTTTGTTAACTATAGTGacaacttcatttcttttaagggattcttgcccacagtaatagatataatggtcatctgaattaaattcacccattacagtccattttagttcactgattcttaaaatgttcatgttcactcttgctatttcctgtttgaccacattcAATTTACTTTGcttcatggagctaacattctAGGTCCTATgtagtattgttctttatagcatggGTTTTTgtttaccaccagacacatccacaactgggcatcatttccactttggttcAACTGCCTCATTCTTtatggagctattagtaattgccctttGCTCTTCCCTAGAAGCATATCAGACACATTCTGACCTGGGGGGTTCACCTCCCGGTGTCATAACTTTTGgcgttttcatactgttcatgggattctcgaggcaagaatattggagagggttgccagtaCATCCTCCAGTgaactacattttgtcagaactcttcactatgaccacTCTGTCTTGAGTGGCGCTTCAGGGCATggttcatagcttcactgagttatgcaagccacCTTACCACAACAAGGCTAGGATCCATGACACAGATCACAAGCTatgcttcaagctaggctttagcagtatgtgaaccaagaacttccagggaTACAaaatgggtttagaaaaggcagcagaacaagagatcaaattgccaacatttaatgaatcttggaaaaagcaaaggatttccagaaaaaaaaaattacttattcttcattgactacattaaagcctttgactgtgtggattacaacaaactgtggaaaattcttgaagaaatggGAGTAGCAGACCACATTAACTGTCTCCTTAGAAATCTGAatcaagtcaagaagcaacagttagaactagacacagagcaactgactggttcaaaactgggaaaggagtatgtcaaggctgtatcttgtcaccctgcttatttaacttatgtgcagagtacattatgcaaaatgttgggctggatacATCACTAGCTGGAATTGAGATTACAGGAGAAATaacaaaaacctcagatatgcagatgataccactgtaatggcagaaaataaagaggaactaaagagcttcttgataaaggtgaaacaggagagtaaaaAATCTGACTTGAatctcaacattccaaaaactaaagatcatggcatcatgtcccatcacttcatggcaaacagatggggaaaaaagtgaaagcagtgacagattttattttcttgggctccaaaatcattccagatggtgactgcagccacgaaattcagatgcttgctccttgagagGGAAGCTGTGGCAAATatatacagtgtattaaaaagcagcaatATCACTTTGCAACAgagattcatatagtcaaagctatggtttttccagtagtcatatatggatgtgagagttagaccataaagaaggcagagggctgaagaattgatgctttcaaactgtggttctggagaagactgttaagaatcccttggacaacaaggagatcaaatcactaaatcctaaaggaaatcagtcctgagtattcattggaaggactgatgctgaagtttaaactccaatactttggccagctgatgcaaatgctgacacattggaaaagaccctgttgctggaaagattgaagtcaggaaaaGCGGGTAGCAGAgcataagatggttagatagcatcaccaactcaatgaacatgaatttgagcaaactccaggagatagtggaggacagaggggcctggcatgtccatgagatcacaaagagttggacaagacttaatgactgaacaacaagaataaatttaacagatTTTTCTAAGGCTAAAAAACAAAATGCTGTTAATATTTTATCAATGGAAATAGTCATAGATTGTTTTTTCGCAAGGACTTCTGTTTCTTGGAGATTATTGCTGCATGAGAGATTCTGCTTTTATGAAGCAAATGTGTAGATTTCTTAACTAGCTCTGTTACGTGTTTTGCGAAAGAAAAACTTGTTTCTGcactgaaataaaataacaaaactctATAATTAAAGCTTCAAAATTGGCATTTGAGTCAGAGACAACTTTTTCTTGTCtcctaaatgttttgtttttgctattatttaAGAATTCATTCTTTGGCCAGGGGACTTAAGACCTTCCAACAACAAATGCAAAAGCAAATGAGTTGAGTCCACATGGAGAATAAGACCTCAGTGAGATATTGAAGTTTTGCAATTTGTGGATTTCCAATTTGGCTGGCCACAGATAGACCCTAATTCGCTTACTCtttccatcattcattcatttttaatatcttaGTCTTTGGGTAATTAAGTGATTGGTTCTCAGGTCTATTGCCATTTAAATATACTAAGTATTGACCCTTGAGCTTTAGGATGATACTTTCTACTTCTTTGCTCAATTACCAAGGTAGCAGTagagatttgtttttctcctaagGATAATTATTAAAATCTGGAGATCTTGAGTCAGTTTCTTTACTACTTTAGTAGCACATTCAGATATACTAGCCAAGGCCTGTTGGATTAAACTGTTAGATTAATTTATTGTCTAGTTAACATTCCTTTAGAATCAGACAATTAAAAAGGattgaaactttaaaattatttcaaaagatgAATAGTTACAGGTTGGAAATAAACTACAAAAAGTAGGAAACTTGAGTAACTGGATCTCCTAGAAAACATTTACATCAGATGGTAAAATATCTAATCTTGTTGTTACAAATGAATTTCAAAGATGCAGAGCAGCTTTGTAAAGTTTTACTATAACAATCAGCAGCAACCAAACTGTGGTGTACACAAAATTCTCTACTACCATTTACACTTCCTTAAATTAACCCcatttctacttaaaaataatccaTCTGTGGTAAGACACAGTTTAATATATGAAAACACATTAATCTAGAAACCACAAGAGATATTTCCTTTGGAAAATCTCATAATACTTTCTTGTGAATTACTCTCTTTATGGTTTTCTGTTCATAATATTACCAAATTGTAATAATATCCTTTTTTCAATCCTAGAGTATAAGACTCTAGTTGATGCTGGAACCCATGCATTTTCTAACTTTGTGTTTGCAGTCTTCCACAGTGACTCTGGAAGCATACATACAAGATCAATGCTGTCAGGTATCTAGAATCAAAAACCAACCCCTCTGTTCACTGGCCACCTAAATACAGATCCGTTACTCAAAACCTCTGAGGCTAGCTGATTCAACTATAAAGTGGATACAGACTTACCACATCAACTATGTGAAAGGATTAGCTGATATAACATAAGCTGAGAATACTTTCTGActcataataaattattattgaatACTTATTAGTatgcaaatttaaaacaataatgcGAACccatgtcctcagttcagttcagttgctcagttgtgtccaactctttgtgaccccatgaattgcagccccatgaattgatggcttccctatccatcaccaactcccagagttcattcaaactcgaatccatccagtcagtgatgccatccagccatctcatcctctgtcatccccttctcctcctgctcccaatccctcccaggatcaggatcttttcaaatgagtcagctctttgcatcaggtggccaaaatattggagtttcagcttcaacatcattccttccaaagaacacccaggactgatctcctttagaatggactagttggatctccttgcagtccaagggactctcaagagtcttctccaacaccacagttcaaaagcatcaattcttcggtgctcagacttcttcacagtccaactctcacatccatacatgaccactggaaaaccatagccttgactagacaaagtaatgtctcttcttttgaatatgctatctaggttggtcataactttcctctcaaggagtaagcatcttttaatttcatggctgcaatcaccatctacagtggctttggagtcccccaaaataaagtctgacactgtttccactgtttcccatctatttcccctgcagtgatggcaccagatgccatgatctataattttctaaatgttgagctttaagccaactttttcactctcctctttcactttcatcagaggctttttggttcctcttcactttctgccataaagttggtatcatctgcatatgtgaggttattgatatttctcccggcaatcttgatttcagcttgtgcttcttccagctcagcatttctcatgatgtactctgcatataagttaaataagcagggtgactatatacagccttgacatactctttttcctatttggaaccagtctgttgttccaagtccacttctaattgttgcttcctgacctgcatataggcttctcaagaggcaggtcaggtggtctgtattcccatctctttcagaattttccagtttattgtgacccacgcagtcaaaggctttgacgtagtcaataaagcagaaataaatgttgggttttttttgtttgtttgtttgtttttctgaagctCTCTTTTTTGATGaaacagtggatgttggcaatttgatctctggttcctctgcctttcctaaaaccagcttgaacatctggaacttcacggttcatgttttgttgaagcctggcttggagaattttgagcattacttgactagcatgtgagatgagtgcaattgtatgatagtttgagcattctttggcattgcctttctttgggattggaatgcaaactgaccttttccagtcctgtggccactgctgagtcttccaaatttgctggcatgttgaatgcagcactttcacagcattatctttcaggatttgaaatagctccactggaattccatcacctccactacctttgttggtagtgatgctttctaaggcccacttgacttcacattccaggatgtctggctctagatgagtgatcacaccatcatgattatccaggtcgtgaagctcttttttgtacagttcttccgtgtattcttgccacctcttcttaatatcttctgcttctgttaggtccataccatttctgtcctttatcgagcccatctttgcatgaaatgttcccttggtatctctgattttcttgaagagatctctagtctttcctattctgttcttttcctctatttttttgcactgatcgctgaagaaggctttcttttctcttcttgctattctctgaaactctgcattcagatgcttatatcttttcttttctcctttgctttttgcttctcttcttttcacagctaacaAATAGCTGTTAAGGCTTAGATATGGCAAATTATATCCTCTAACCCCTGAAGGCACACATGCGTGCACATatgcacgcacgcgcacacacacacacacacacacacagacacacacacacacacgttgatATATGGTCATACCAGTAGAATATAGATCCTTGATGCACTGGGATCATACCAATGGTAGATTGGTTGGGGTTACCGCTAATTTGTTAATATGTATGACATTCAATTCATGGGAATCCCAGGCTACACCTTCGTATCCATCCCTGTAGATGTGAAGGCCATAAATTAGTGCCACAAATCCACTGAGTTCCATACCAATCAGTCTCTAAGGGTAACAATAGACATAGTTCATAAAACACCCAGTCTTGTCTCATAATTAGCAGGTTGATCATTTTTTAGCATGATGTAACCATTCCCAACATAAAGGAGCTTTTAAATTCAAATGCCCATAGCCTGGTGTTACCCATGTAGATCCACCCCATAATTGtgggatttttccttttcatagatgaga includes these proteins:
- the LOC132658402 gene encoding uncharacterized protein LOC132658402 isoform X1, whose product is MTIYQRVCVCVCVCVCVCVRVRAYVHACVPSGVRGYNLPYLSLNSYLLAVKRREAKSKGEKKRYKHLNAEFQRIARREKKAFFSDQCKKIEEKNRIGKTRDLFKKIRDTKGTFHAKMGSIKDRNGMDLTEAEDIKKRWQEYTEELYKKELHDLDNHDGVITHLEPDILECEVKWALESITTNKGSGGDGIPVELFQILKDNAVKVLHSTCQQIWKTQQWPQDWKRSVCIPIPKKGNAKECSNYHTIALISHASQVMLKILQARLQQNMNREVPDVQAGFRKGRGTRDQIANIHCFIKKESFRKTNKQTKKTQHLFLLY